Proteins encoded together in one Deinococcus irradiatisoli window:
- a CDS encoding PSP1 domain-containing protein, translating into MLTETPHPVNSRVVVQGKRGPEVATVRGEAEAENGGRYGMILRAATPKDLDDWERLGQEGEDLKWFLRARARDRKLPVKIVAVEFTLDGALLTVSYSAEERLELGSLIQDMREQTRARVNFVAIGPREQAQIIGALGACGRENCSSNHLQDFAPVSIRMARDQQLPLNPEKLSGPCGRLLCCLQFEHTQYLELLKEMPRKNARVCHTDSGACGKVVKLHPLSASVDVLGEAGAGYMQNVPVASLKPAKPAPAGSKPGAANPE; encoded by the coding sequence CCACCGTGCGCGGCGAGGCCGAAGCGGAAAACGGCGGACGCTACGGCATGATCCTGCGGGCCGCCACCCCCAAGGACCTGGACGACTGGGAGCGGCTGGGCCAGGAAGGCGAGGACCTCAAATGGTTTTTGCGGGCCCGCGCGCGCGACCGCAAACTGCCGGTCAAGATCGTGGCGGTGGAATTCACCCTCGACGGGGCCCTGCTGACGGTGAGTTACAGCGCCGAGGAACGTCTGGAGCTCGGCAGCCTGATTCAGGATATGCGCGAACAGACCCGTGCCCGCGTCAACTTCGTCGCCATCGGGCCGCGTGAGCAGGCGCAGATCATCGGAGCGCTGGGCGCCTGCGGCCGCGAGAACTGCTCCTCCAACCACCTCCAGGACTTCGCTCCGGTGAGCATCCGCATGGCGCGCGACCAGCAGTTGCCGCTCAATCCGGAAAAACTCAGCGGGCCGTGCGGCCGCCTGCTGTGCTGCCTGCAGTTCGAGCACACCCAGTACCTTGAACTGCTCAAGGAAATGCCGCGCAAGAACGCCCGGGTGTGCCACACCGATTCCGGCGCCTGCGGCAAGGTGGTCAAGCTGCACCCGCTGAGCGCCAGCGTGGACGTGCTGGGCGAGGCCGGGGCCGGTTACATGCAGAACGTGCCGGTCGCGTCGCTCAAACCAGCCAAGCCTGCCCCAGCCGGCAGCAAGCCGGGTGCCGCCAACCCCGAGTGA